The sequence ATTCAACATCCATCCCCATCCTAAACTGTTCAAGATCAAACTTACTCCAATCAATTCCCAACGCCTCCCCGACTTCTTTCGCCTTTTCATTTGTAAACATATATTTAATTAGGGGGCTGCCCCCGCAACGGGGGCAGCCCCCGTCTTAGTTATTACTCTTCTAAACCCTTCTTAACTTCCTCAAACTCATTTTCAATTTCCTTCAACCGCGCGCGGCTTGCTTTAATCAAATCGACCCCTGTTTTAACTTTTTCAAGCCCCGCCTCCACATCAACTTCTTTTTGTTCGTCAAACCAACTAATAATCCCTTCTAATTTTTTTAATGAGTCCTTTAATTTATTTTTTTCCATAGTTATATTTTTAATCCACACTCTCCACTCTTGTCTTTATTTTACCATCTGCGACGCGAATATCAACCCCTTGTCCTGGCTCGACCTGCCGAACGCTTCTTAATATTTTTCCACTCGCTGAAGCGATGCTATACCCAAGTTTTAACTGCCTTTTTGGGTCGGCGGACTCAAGCTGTTTTTTCGCGTTGTTTAAATGATTATTTAAATAATCCAGTCCTCCCTGAAAATCAACTAAAAATTGATTGAGATAATTATCCAATTTTCCTCTGATGTTTTTGAGTGAATATCCCATCTCTGATAATTTATCTTTTAATTTGTTTTTGACTGTTTCAAATCTTTTGAAAACAAATTCAGAATGCTGTTTTAATCCCCTAATTAAATTTTCCAACAATCTCTGCTCTTGATTAAAAACTTCCTGATATTTATAGATTAAATCCCGTTCAAAGATTTTGACATTCGCAAGCGCGTTTTCCCACGATTTATTCAAGGCGACCGCGACGGCCGTGGGCGTTGATGTCATTAAATCAGCCGCCAATGAGGCAAGCGGGACATCTTTGTCGTGCCCGATGCCGCAAATGACAGGAACGCCAAAATCGGCGATTTTTCTGACCAAGTTTTCATTATTAAAGGCCTGTAAACTTTCTAAACTCCCGCCCCCTCGGATAATGACTAAAACATCTAACTTTTTGTCTTTAAAATAGTCAACTGCCGAAATTAAGTCGCGAACCGCCGCCTGGCCTTCCACCGTTGAATTAAAAAAACTGATTTTGTATCCCCGCCTGCCTAAATTATTCAAAAAATCATGAATGACCGCGCCTGTTTTGGAGGTGATCAAGCCAATCCTTTGCGGGAATTCAGAAATGGGTTTTTTCCTTTCCGGCGCAAAAAGTCCTTCACCTTCCAGTTTTTTCTTTAACTCTTCGTAGGCCTTTTTGAGCGCGCCTTCGCCAACTAATTCCGCCGACAAGACCTGAAAAGACAAACTCCCTCGCGGCTTATACACCTTCGGATATCCTTCCACAATAATCTCCATCCCCTCTTCAAACGCAATTCCGCACATCTGATAATCGCTCGCCCACATAAAACAACTTAAAGCGCTTCCGTCGTTTTTGTCTTTCAAAGTGAAGAATAAATAGCCGCCACGAATATCTAAACTGCTAATTTCTCCCTTCACGCGCGCGCCTTGTTTTTGTAAATTAAGATTAAGCAAATCCAAATACCCGCTCACGGTCAAAGGTTTTTTTTCATCGTTCTCTTCTTCTTTCTCTTCTCCCTCATTCACAATCACCAAAATATCCTCCCCGTATTTCTCAAACTTCCTCTCTTTAATTCCCTTAATCGCCAAAAGCCCTTCTTTGTTTTTTGGCGCCGCTTCTGCGATCTCTTCCAAAACGCTATTAGGGAAAACACGAAAAAGCGGAACTCCCTCATTCCGAGCCGCAACCTCCCGCCAACCTTTTAATTTTTGCAAGATATCCATTTTCTATAAAAACCAAGTGACAGCGCGAAAGCGATAATCGCGGTGACGGCGTAAACGACGGCGATAGTTATATCCTCGCCCGCGGTAAATCGTTTAACACTCGCGAATGTCCAAACCACTCCCGAAACAAACCAAAAAATTGTAAAAACCTTTGCTTTTGTTTTGTCCATAATCTCACCTCTATTCAGCTACTATTCGGCTATCGGATAGCCGAATTATTAAGCGTTGTTTGTGGAGGCGCTTTCTAAAATTTGGAAGATTTTTTCTTTAATCATTGTCTCGCGGATATATTCGCGGACTGCTTCAGGGTTGACCTTCTCCGCAAGGTCGGGATTGTTGGCATATGCTTTGAGCATCTGCTCCGCCTGCTCTTCTAATTCTTTCTCATCAACTTCAATTTTTTCTAACTTATTAATCTCTCTAATAATTAAATTAAATTTAACCCGATTCTCCGCGTTTTGATGCCAACCCTTGCGAATTTCATCTTTGTTCGCTTTTGTCTTTTTCAGATAATCGTCAAATTTAATGCCCGTCCTTTCAACGCTGTTTTGAAGTTCTTTCATCATTAAATTTAATTCCTCTTCCAGCAATAATTCAGGAACATCCATTTCGCTTTCTTTAATAACTTGCCCAATAATTTTTTCTCTCAATTCCCCGCGCGCCTTCGTTTCTGCCTCTCTTTCAAGCCATTTTTTAATATCTTTCTTTAAACTTTCCAAATCTTTAAACTCGCCGAACGATTTGGCGAATTCATCGTCAATCTTTGGCAATTCCACTTTTTGGACTAAGCAGACCTTAACCCTGAAATCAAC is a genomic window of Patescibacteria group bacterium containing:
- a CDS encoding exodeoxyribonuclease VII small subunit, producing MEKNKLKDSLKKLEGIISWFDEQKEVDVEAGLEKVKTGVDLIKASRARLKEIENEFEEVKKGLEE
- the xseA gene encoding exodeoxyribonuclease VII large subunit; this encodes MDILQKLKGWREVAARNEGVPLFRVFPNSVLEEIAEAAPKNKEGLLAIKGIKERKFEKYGEDILVIVNEGEEKEEENDEKKPLTVSGYLDLLNLNLQKQGARVKGEISSLDIRGGYLFFTLKDKNDGSALSCFMWASDYQMCGIAFEEGMEIIVEGYPKVYKPRGSLSFQVLSAELVGEGALKKAYEELKKKLEGEGLFAPERKKPISEFPQRIGLITSKTGAVIHDFLNNLGRRGYKISFFNSTVEGQAAVRDLISAVDYFKDKKLDVLVIIRGGGSLESLQAFNNENLVRKIADFGVPVICGIGHDKDVPLASLAADLMTSTPTAVAVALNKSWENALANVKIFERDLIYKYQEVFNQEQRLLENLIRGLKQHSEFVFKRFETVKNKLKDKLSEMGYSLKNIRGKLDNYLNQFLVDFQGGLDYLNNHLNNAKKQLESADPKRQLKLGYSIASASGKILRSVRQVEPGQGVDIRVADGKIKTRVESVD